From Streptomyces qinzhouensis, one genomic window encodes:
- a CDS encoding ADP-ribosylglycohydrolase family protein: MELVACNPVDPFDGAPLPPAAAATTAPAPAEPGPALYDRACGALLGLAVGDAIGAPAENMRPSEIRRRWGRIEGFVNNDPAGTDDTEYAIFSGLLLARHGSALTVAHVEQAWHHWIADLDEGPFRGAGFSERGTLENLRRGLAAPISAQHRHAWSDGLAMRAAPFGVFAAGRPLEAARLVTIDGSVSHDGEGIYGGQAVAAGVAAAMSGAGPAGVIGAALSVIPMDSWTARSLRRGVVTAQRSYPDALSMERAVRSSVVIGGYPWTDLAPEAVGLAFGAFTAARGDFRTSVLTAVNMGRDADTTAAVAGALAGAVRGAGAIPPEWAAAIGPVRGSCLPSMAGHHILDIADLLIPDELPGLPGNGGGDPKAAS; the protein is encoded by the coding sequence ATGGAGTTGGTCGCATGCAATCCCGTCGATCCGTTCGACGGTGCGCCACTACCCCCGGCGGCCGCGGCCACCACCGCGCCGGCCCCCGCCGAACCCGGTCCTGCCCTGTACGACCGGGCCTGCGGCGCACTGCTGGGACTGGCGGTGGGCGATGCCATCGGCGCCCCCGCCGAGAACATGCGGCCGTCCGAGATCCGCCGCCGCTGGGGACGGATCGAAGGCTTCGTCAACAACGATCCGGCCGGTACGGACGACACCGAGTACGCGATCTTCTCCGGCCTTCTCCTCGCCCGCCACGGCTCCGCGCTGACCGTGGCCCATGTCGAACAGGCCTGGCACCACTGGATCGCCGACCTCGACGAGGGACCGTTCCGCGGCGCGGGCTTCAGCGAGCGCGGCACCCTGGAGAACCTCCGGCGCGGACTCGCCGCGCCCATCTCGGCGCAGCACCGGCACGCCTGGAGCGACGGACTGGCCATGCGGGCCGCGCCGTTCGGGGTCTTCGCGGCGGGCCGCCCCCTGGAGGCGGCCCGGCTGGTCACGATCGACGGCTCCGTCAGCCACGACGGCGAGGGCATCTACGGCGGCCAGGCGGTGGCCGCGGGGGTCGCCGCCGCGATGTCGGGCGCGGGTCCGGCCGGGGTGATCGGCGCGGCTCTGTCGGTGATTCCGATGGACTCGTGGACGGCGCGCTCCCTGCGCCGGGGCGTCGTCACCGCGCAGCGCTCGTACCCGGACGCGCTGTCGATGGAGCGCGCGGTGCGTTCGTCGGTGGTCATCGGCGGCTATCCGTGGACGGATCTCGCGCCGGAGGCGGTGGGGCTGGCGTTCGGCGCGTTCACCGCGGCCCGCGGTGATTTCCGTACGTCGGTGCTCACCGCGGTCAACATGGGTCGGGACGCCGATACGACGGCGGCGGTCGCGGGGGCGCTGGCGGGAGCGGTCCGGGGCGCCGGGGCGATCCCGCCGGAGTGGGCGGCGGCCATCGGTCCGGTCAGGGGCAGTTGTCTGCCGTCGATGGCGGGCCATCACATCCTCGACATCGCGGACCTGCTGATCCCGGACGAACTGCCGGGCCTGCCGGGCAACGGCGGCGGCGACCCGAAGGCGGCGTCATGA
- a CDS encoding ADP-ribosylglycohydrolase family protein: MAAPPPRTGGAARRPVEGLLLGLAAGDAAGWPAARHRAARMPEWTRRLTRELDTFAEQNATTTLPVPIALNQPPEPLRLGPSDDAEWAAFAAETVLTAAGELFAAMPPEHRPRAAVDLAWNSLAAEVAAAAARAPEVESAVLPLRARISVRAGLGNLATGLRPPATGHDNPHYFDDAACVRAAVLAVVHPGDPEAAAGLAEFDARYTQDGDGVHGARAMAAAVAAALGGADIDDAVDAALAQLPDTTEIGRNGRHAVRLARSLTGDCAAFALVPLLEHQIVDHVYSYGIAAAETVPVALAVATAARGRVAEAVPTAACLSRVADSAPALAGALTGALGGGVTVPASWREACRTLAGCALPRLAGTDLVELAGRLAPAEQTAPGGQFRHDANTTHNDRTR; encoded by the coding sequence GTGGCCGCGCCCCCGCCCCGCACCGGCGGTGCCGCGCGCCGGCCCGTCGAAGGGCTGCTCCTCGGGCTCGCCGCCGGGGACGCGGCCGGGTGGCCCGCCGCGCGGCACCGGGCCGCACGGATGCCCGAGTGGACCCGGCGGCTCACCCGTGAGCTGGACACCTTCGCCGAGCAGAACGCGACCACCACCCTCCCCGTGCCCATCGCCCTCAACCAGCCTCCCGAACCGCTCCGTCTCGGCCCGTCCGACGACGCCGAGTGGGCGGCCTTCGCCGCCGAGACCGTTCTGACGGCGGCCGGTGAGCTGTTCGCGGCCATGCCGCCGGAGCACCGGCCGCGCGCCGCCGTGGACCTGGCGTGGAACTCGCTGGCCGCCGAGGTCGCCGCGGCCGCCGCCCGGGCCCCCGAGGTGGAGTCGGCGGTCCTTCCGCTGCGGGCGAGGATCTCCGTCCGCGCGGGGCTCGGCAATCTGGCCACCGGGCTGCGGCCGCCCGCGACCGGCCACGACAATCCGCACTACTTCGACGACGCCGCCTGTGTCCGGGCCGCGGTGCTCGCGGTCGTCCATCCCGGTGACCCGGAAGCCGCCGCCGGGCTCGCGGAGTTCGACGCCCGCTACACCCAGGACGGCGACGGGGTCCACGGTGCCCGGGCGATGGCCGCCGCCGTGGCGGCCGCGCTCGGCGGTGCGGACATCGACGACGCCGTGGACGCCGCTCTCGCCCAGTTGCCCGACACCACGGAGATCGGCCGCAACGGCCGGCACGCGGTCCGGCTGGCCCGGTCCCTGACGGGCGACTGCGCGGCGTTCGCGCTCGTACCACTGCTGGAGCATCAGATCGTCGACCATGTCTACAGCTACGGCATCGCCGCGGCGGAGACCGTTCCGGTGGCGCTGGCCGTGGCGACGGCGGCCCGCGGCCGGGTCGCCGAGGCGGTGCCGACCGCGGCCTGTCTGTCCCGGGTCGCCGATTCGGCGCCCGCTCTCGCCGGGGCGCTGACCGGGGCACTCGGCGGCGGGGTGACCGTTCCGGCCTCCTGGCGGGAGGCCTGCCGCACCCTCGCGGGCTGTGCGCTGCCCCGGCTCGCGGGCACCGATCTGGTGGAACTCGCCGGGCGCCTGGCACCCGCGGAACAGACCGCCCCGGGTGGACAATTCCGACATGACGCCAACACCACACACAACGACCGGACTCGATGA
- a CDS encoding ADP-ribosylglycohydrolase family protein — MTPTPHTTTGLDDRIAGALTGAAVGDALGGPVEGYPPEQIMERHGGRVQGIVGPWNGDEWRTARPIAPYHKGDGHITDDTLMTHALIRVYTTVRDHLDAHAIAEHLVPDLMGTPRWIPELEATALPLQRIFLAEKWLVARLHYGHVDPREAGSGNIVNCGAAMYMAPVGLVNAADPQAAYAEALDIAGAHQSSYGREAAGVFAASVAAACAPGGTPASVVDAALSLAKDGTRAAIEAVAEVAVRHTDFEPALSPLRAAMAPYDTVGPDYRSPGLGARRPSRLHSIEELPIALGMLLIGGGDYRRSVLGSVNYGRDCDSIATMAGAIAGALHGVSAVPHDWAKTVAEASRVDLDAPARELAAVAREIFTRDTARRRAHEEAFTRLTETPR; from the coding sequence ATGACGCCAACACCACACACAACGACCGGACTCGATGACCGCATCGCGGGCGCGCTGACGGGCGCGGCGGTAGGGGACGCGCTCGGGGGTCCCGTCGAGGGATATCCGCCCGAGCAGATCATGGAACGGCACGGCGGGCGCGTGCAGGGCATCGTGGGCCCCTGGAACGGCGACGAGTGGCGCACCGCGCGCCCCATCGCCCCGTACCACAAGGGCGACGGCCACATCACCGACGACACCCTGATGACTCATGCGCTGATCAGGGTGTACACGACGGTACGGGACCATCTCGACGCCCATGCCATCGCCGAGCACCTGGTGCCCGACCTGATGGGCACACCGCGGTGGATCCCGGAGCTGGAGGCGACGGCGCTGCCGCTCCAGCGGATCTTCCTGGCGGAGAAATGGCTGGTGGCCCGGTTGCACTACGGGCATGTCGATCCGCGCGAGGCGGGCAGCGGCAATATCGTCAACTGCGGTGCGGCGATGTACATGGCCCCGGTCGGACTGGTCAACGCCGCCGATCCGCAGGCCGCCTACGCCGAGGCGCTCGATATCGCGGGCGCGCACCAGTCGTCCTACGGCCGGGAGGCGGCCGGTGTCTTCGCGGCCTCGGTCGCCGCGGCCTGCGCTCCGGGCGGCACCCCGGCGTCGGTCGTGGACGCGGCGCTCTCGCTCGCGAAGGACGGGACGCGGGCGGCGATCGAGGCGGTCGCGGAAGTCGCCGTACGGCATACGGACTTCGAGCCCGCGCTCAGCCCGCTGCGGGCGGCGATGGCCCCCTACGACACGGTCGGCCCCGACTACCGCTCCCCCGGCCTCGGCGCGCGCCGCCCCTCACGGCTGCACTCCATCGAGGAGCTGCCGATCGCGCTGGGCATGCTGCTGATCGGCGGCGGCGACTATCGGCGCTCGGTCCTGGGCTCGGTGAACTACGGCCGGGACTGCGACTCCATCGCCACCATGGCGGGGGCGATCGCGGGCGCCCTGCACGGCGTGTCGGCGGTGCCGCACGACTGGGCGAAGACGGTCGCCGAGGCGAGCCGGGTGGATCTGGACGCCCCGGCCCGGGAACTCGCCGCGGTCGCCCGGGAGATCTTCACCCGCGACACGGCCCGCCGCCGCGCCCACGAGGAGGCCTTCACCCGGCTGACGGAGACCCCCCGATGA
- a CDS encoding ADP-ribosylglycohydrolase family protein: MTPPGRGGGGLRLTWVQPEDLVGHELRQASEDGREPAAVAAVAARWAAAGGTAAPPAAGASPAPAPPRLRELAGRLLDELAELADPRHGFAAHEPTELPAIRAACPDWPDRPASDGRPPAPAETTTAPAGVRGGRARPGPAPGSGYQDALHAAWLGRAAGCLLGKPVEKLPLAGIRALAAATGNWPLRTWFTAEGLPGELARAYPWNRRSAPTSLAETIDGMPEDDDLNYPLLNLLLLRRYGRGFRTRDVAALWLDELPAGRTFTAERVAYRNLLCGVEPPETARRRNPFREWIGAAIRADVHGWTHPGDPGAAAAQAHRDAALTHTANGVYGAMFVAATIAAAAGGHDDGHDNGHEHRDHREHRSGPTREAGGGITVHRALAAGLTVVPPESRLARAVRFGIAAARAEPSFDSVVDLLHRELGHYHWVHAVPNAALLAAALTHAEGDFSGSICRAVSGGWDTDSNGATAGSVAGLLAGHPDRLPERWTDPLRNRLASSVPGFDGIGFDALAQLTHQEALRP, from the coding sequence GTGACACCACCCGGCCGGGGCGGCGGCGGGCTCAGGCTCACCTGGGTACAGCCCGAGGACCTCGTCGGGCACGAGCTGCGGCAGGCCTCGGAGGACGGACGGGAACCGGCGGCCGTCGCCGCGGTAGCCGCCCGGTGGGCGGCGGCGGGCGGCACGGCCGCTCCCCCGGCGGCAGGTGCCTCCCCCGCCCCCGCACCGCCCCGGCTGCGCGAACTCGCGGGCCGTCTTCTCGATGAACTCGCCGAACTCGCCGACCCTCGGCACGGCTTCGCGGCGCATGAGCCCACGGAACTGCCCGCGATCCGGGCCGCCTGTCCCGACTGGCCCGACCGGCCCGCGTCGGACGGCCGGCCGCCCGCCCCCGCCGAAACCACCACCGCACCCGCCGGAGTCCGGGGCGGTCGGGCCCGCCCGGGCCCCGCACCGGGCAGCGGCTACCAGGACGCCCTGCACGCGGCCTGGCTGGGCCGGGCGGCGGGCTGTCTGCTGGGCAAACCGGTGGAGAAGCTGCCGCTGGCCGGAATCCGGGCGCTGGCCGCCGCGACCGGCAACTGGCCGCTGCGGACCTGGTTCACCGCCGAAGGGCTGCCCGGCGAACTGGCCCGGGCCTATCCGTGGAACCGTCGCTCCGCGCCGACCTCGCTCGCCGAGACCATCGACGGAATGCCGGAGGACGACGACCTCAACTACCCGTTGCTCAACCTCCTTCTGCTGCGCAGATACGGACGCGGCTTCCGCACCCGGGACGTCGCGGCGCTCTGGCTGGACGAACTGCCCGCCGGCCGTACCTTCACCGCGGAACGCGTCGCCTACCGCAATCTGCTCTGCGGGGTGGAACCGCCGGAGACCGCCCGCCGGCGCAACCCGTTCCGGGAGTGGATCGGCGCGGCCATCCGCGCCGACGTCCACGGCTGGACGCATCCCGGCGATCCGGGCGCGGCCGCCGCCCAGGCACACCGGGACGCGGCCCTCACCCACACCGCGAACGGCGTCTACGGCGCCATGTTCGTCGCCGCGACCATCGCGGCCGCGGCAGGCGGCCACGACGACGGCCACGACAACGGCCATGAGCATCGCGACCACCGCGAGCACCGGTCCGGACCCACCCGTGAAGCCGGCGGCGGGATCACGGTCCACCGGGCGCTGGCCGCCGGGCTCACCGTCGTCCCGCCGGAGTCCCGGCTCGCCCGGGCCGTCCGGTTCGGGATCGCCGCGGCCCGCGCGGAGCCCTCGTTCGACTCCGTCGTCGACCTGCTCCACCGAGAGCTGGGGCACTATCACTGGGTGCACGCCGTTCCCAACGCGGCGCTGCTCGCCGCCGCCCTCACCCACGCCGAAGGCGACTTCTCCGGCTCCATCTGCCGTGCGGTGTCCGGCGGCTGGGACACCGACTCCAACGGCGCGACCGCGGGTTCGGTCGCCGGGCTGCTCGCCGGACACCCGGACCGGCTCCCCGAACGCTGGACCGACCCCCTGCGCAACCGGCTCGCCAGCTCCGTCCCCGGCTTCGACGGCATCGGTTTCGACGCCCTCGCCCAGCTCACGCATCAGGAGGCCCTCCGCCCATGA
- the rbsK gene encoding ribokinase, whose product MTAIVVLGSTNMDLVAYVVRAPLRGETVTGREFRTVPGGKGANQAVAAARAGGNVAMIGAVGSDAFGRHLRHTLEASGVDTDLLHTADGPSGTAHIVVDDEGGNAIVVVPGANGTVTALGPGDETLIATADTLLLQLELPLSVVVEGAAAARRHGVRTVLTPAPARALPPELLAATDLLVPNEHEATLLTGLTDPEAAAGALLAQVPEVVVTLGARGTLYANRDGARIHVPAPRVTAVDTTAAGDTFTGALAVALGEGRPVEQALRWASCAAALGVRREGASTSMPYRPEIDAEYARVTAAPPDELPRPAPERHPAETSAPATNSEIGNPS is encoded by the coding sequence ATGACAGCCATCGTGGTGCTCGGCAGCACCAACATGGACCTCGTCGCCTATGTCGTCCGCGCGCCACTGCGCGGGGAGACCGTGACCGGGCGGGAGTTCCGGACGGTCCCGGGCGGAAAGGGCGCCAACCAGGCCGTCGCCGCCGCCCGCGCGGGCGGGAACGTCGCCATGATCGGCGCGGTCGGCTCCGACGCCTTCGGCAGACATCTGCGGCACACCCTGGAGGCGTCCGGAGTCGACACCGATCTGCTGCACACCGCGGACGGCCCCTCCGGCACCGCCCATATCGTCGTCGACGACGAGGGCGGCAACGCGATCGTCGTCGTGCCCGGCGCCAACGGCACCGTCACCGCGCTCGGCCCCGGTGACGAAACCCTCATCGCCACCGCCGACACTCTGCTGCTCCAACTCGAACTCCCCCTCTCGGTCGTCGTCGAAGGCGCCGCCGCCGCGCGCCGCCACGGCGTGCGGACCGTCCTCACCCCGGCCCCCGCCCGGGCCCTGCCGCCCGAACTGCTCGCCGCCACCGATCTGCTGGTCCCCAATGAGCACGAGGCGACCCTGCTCACCGGGCTCACCGACCCGGAGGCCGCCGCCGGGGCGCTCCTCGCACAGGTGCCGGAGGTCGTGGTCACCCTGGGTGCCCGGGGGACTCTGTACGCCAACCGGGACGGCGCCCGGATCCACGTCCCGGCGCCCCGGGTGACCGCCGTGGACACCACCGCCGCCGGTGACACCTTCACCGGCGCGCTGGCCGTGGCGCTCGGCGAGGGCCGACCGGTCGAGCAGGCCCTGCGCTGGGCGTCGTGCGCGGCGGCGCTGGGCGTCCGGCGCGAGGGCGCTTCGACCTCGATGCCCTATCGCCCGGAGATCGACGCCGAATACGCCCGGGTCACGGCCGCTCCCCCGGACGAGCTGCCGCGTCCGGCCCCGGAGCGTCATCCCGCCGAGACCTCCGCGCCCGCAACCAACTCCGAGATCGGCAACCCCTCATGA
- a CDS encoding CaiB/BaiF CoA transferase family protein: MPPAPPLHGLRVLDLATLFAGPLAATLLGDFGAEVIKVEHPRRPDPSRGHGPAKDGIGLWWKLLGRNKRTITLDLSAPGGRDTLLRLAAEADVIIENFRPGTLEKWGLGWEELSRANPRLVLTRVTGFGQFGPYSHRPGFGTLAEAMSGFAAATGEPDGPPTLPPFGLADSIAALATSYAVLTALTARTATGRGQVVDMAIIEPILTVLGPQPLWYDQLGYVQPRLGNRSRNNAPRNTYRTADDHWVAVSTSAQSVAERVMRLVGRPGLIDEPWFATGSGRAEHADELDEAVGAWIARRPRSEVLAAFEKAEAAIAPVYDVRDVMDDPQYRALDTVTEVEDPELGVIRMQNVLFRLSETPGAIRWTGRPHGADTDAVLTELGLTADDISALRTQGAL; encoded by the coding sequence GTGCCGCCCGCCCCGCCCCTGCACGGGCTGCGCGTCCTCGACCTGGCCACCCTCTTCGCCGGGCCGCTCGCCGCCACCCTGCTCGGCGACTTCGGCGCCGAGGTCATCAAGGTCGAGCACCCCCGCCGCCCCGACCCCTCCCGGGGCCACGGCCCCGCCAAGGACGGCATCGGCCTCTGGTGGAAGCTGCTGGGCCGCAACAAACGGACCATCACCCTCGACCTCTCCGCCCCCGGCGGCCGTGACACCCTGCTCCGGCTGGCGGCCGAGGCCGATGTGATCATCGAGAACTTCCGCCCCGGCACCCTGGAGAAATGGGGGCTCGGCTGGGAGGAACTGAGCCGGGCCAACCCCCGGCTGGTGCTGACCCGCGTCACCGGCTTCGGCCAGTTCGGCCCGTACTCCCACCGCCCCGGCTTCGGCACCCTCGCCGAGGCCATGAGCGGCTTCGCCGCCGCCACCGGCGAGCCCGACGGCCCGCCGACCCTCCCTCCTTTCGGTCTCGCCGACTCGATCGCCGCCCTCGCCACCTCCTACGCCGTACTGACCGCCCTCACCGCCCGCACCGCCACCGGCCGGGGCCAGGTCGTCGATATGGCGATCATCGAACCGATCCTGACCGTCCTCGGACCACAGCCGCTCTGGTACGACCAGCTGGGCTATGTCCAGCCGCGGCTGGGCAACCGCTCCCGCAACAACGCCCCCCGCAACACCTATCGCACCGCCGATGACCACTGGGTGGCCGTGTCCACCTCCGCCCAGTCCGTCGCCGAGCGGGTGATGCGGCTGGTCGGCCGGCCCGGGCTGATCGACGAGCCCTGGTTCGCCACCGGCAGCGGCCGGGCCGAACACGCCGACGAACTGGACGAGGCCGTCGGCGCCTGGATCGCCCGGCGCCCCCGGTCCGAGGTACTGGCCGCCTTCGAGAAGGCCGAGGCCGCGATCGCGCCCGTCTACGACGTCCGGGATGTGATGGACGATCCTCAGTACCGGGCGCTGGACACCGTCACCGAGGTCGAGGACCCGGAGCTGGGCGTCATCCGTATGCAGAACGTCCTCTTCCGGCTCTCGGAGACCCCCGGCGCGATCCGCTGGACCGGCCGCCCGCACGGCGCCGACACCGACGCCGTCCTCACCGAACTCGGTCTGACCGCCGACGACATCTCCGCACTCCGCACCCAGGGCGCCCTGTGA
- a CDS encoding HpcH/HpaI aldolase/citrate lyase family protein — MNIPLTYLYAPGDRPEVVLKAVRSGADVVIVDLEDAVAPDRKKYALAATAELLTDPQPLPVHVRINSPRSPEEIETLTGLPGLSALRVPKVTHGTDIPPVADLAPGVPLYPLLESALAIEHAYTIASAHPAVRGIGIGEADLRADLGIRDGGTALDWPRSRIVVAARAAGLAPPVQSVFPDIRDLDALYASCTHGRSLGFVGRAAIHPRQLPVIERAFRPTPDEIAAAAAVVKAAAADEGAQALPDGRFVDAAIVAAAERTLMLARREAP, encoded by the coding sequence GTGAACATCCCCCTCACCTATCTCTACGCCCCCGGCGACCGCCCCGAGGTCGTCCTGAAGGCCGTCCGCTCGGGCGCCGACGTCGTCATCGTCGACCTGGAGGACGCGGTCGCCCCCGACCGCAAGAAATACGCGCTCGCCGCCACCGCCGAACTGCTCACCGACCCGCAGCCGCTCCCCGTCCATGTCCGCATCAACTCCCCCCGCTCACCCGAAGAGATCGAAACCCTGACCGGACTGCCCGGCCTGAGCGCTCTCCGTGTTCCCAAGGTGACACACGGCACTGACATTCCCCCCGTCGCCGACCTCGCCCCCGGTGTCCCGCTCTACCCCCTGCTGGAATCGGCGCTGGCCATCGAGCACGCGTACACCATCGCGAGCGCCCATCCGGCGGTCCGGGGCATCGGCATCGGCGAGGCGGATCTGCGGGCCGATCTGGGGATCCGGGACGGCGGTACCGCCCTGGACTGGCCGCGTTCACGGATCGTGGTGGCCGCCCGCGCCGCCGGTCTGGCACCCCCGGTCCAGTCGGTCTTCCCGGACATCCGCGATCTGGACGCGCTGTACGCCTCCTGCACCCACGGCCGCAGCCTCGGCTTCGTGGGCCGCGCCGCCATCCACCCCCGGCAGCTTCCCGTCATCGAGCGTGCCTTCCGGCCGACCCCGGACGAGATCGCGGCGGCCGCGGCGGTGGTGAAGGCGGCGGCCGCCGACGAAGGCGCCCAGGCCCTGCCCGACGGCCGATTCGTCGACGCGGCGATCGTGGCGGCGGCGGAACGCACCCTCATGCTCGCCCGCCGCGAGGCACCCTGA
- the lgt gene encoding prolipoprotein diacylglyceryl transferase: MDLAYIPSPSSGAIQLGPLPLRGYALCIIIGVFVAVWYGNKRWIARGGTAGTVADIAVWAVPFGLVGGRLYHVVTDYQLYFSDGKNWVDAFKIWEGGLGIWGAISLGAVGAWIGCRRRGIPLPAWADALAPGIAFAQAIGRWGNWFNQELYGKPTDLPWALKISEGPNRVAGTYHPTFLYESLWCIGVALLVIWADRRFKLGHGRAFALYVAGYCAGRAWIEYLRVDEAHEVLGLRLNVWTALVVFVLAVVYIVVSARLRPGREEVVEPGRPGTAGAGSSDASGSSDTSGAVDASGKTADPADGADTADATNKGDKGDKGGKPAENTETAEAGT, translated from the coding sequence ATGGACCTTGCCTACATTCCGAGCCCGTCGTCCGGAGCGATCCAACTCGGACCGCTGCCGCTGCGCGGCTACGCACTCTGCATCATCATCGGCGTCTTCGTGGCCGTCTGGTACGGCAACAAGCGCTGGATCGCCCGCGGCGGCACGGCCGGGACCGTGGCCGACATCGCCGTCTGGGCCGTGCCCTTCGGCCTGGTCGGCGGCCGTCTCTACCATGTGGTCACCGACTACCAGCTCTACTTCAGCGACGGTAAGAACTGGGTCGACGCCTTCAAGATCTGGGAGGGCGGGCTCGGTATCTGGGGCGCGATCTCCCTGGGCGCCGTCGGAGCCTGGATCGGCTGCCGCCGCAGAGGAATCCCCCTGCCGGCCTGGGCCGACGCCCTCGCCCCCGGTATCGCCTTCGCCCAGGCCATCGGACGCTGGGGCAACTGGTTCAACCAGGAGCTCTACGGCAAGCCGACCGATCTGCCGTGGGCGCTGAAGATCAGCGAGGGGCCGAACCGGGTGGCCGGGACCTACCACCCGACCTTCCTGTACGAGTCCCTGTGGTGCATCGGCGTCGCGCTGCTCGTGATCTGGGCCGACCGGCGCTTCAAGCTGGGGCACGGCCGGGCCTTCGCGCTGTATGTCGCCGGCTACTGCGCCGGGCGGGCGTGGATCGAGTATCTGCGCGTCGACGAGGCTCACGAGGTCCTCGGGCTGCGGCTCAACGTATGGACCGCGCTCGTCGTCTTCGTTCTCGCGGTGGTGTACATCGTGGTCTCGGCGCGGCTGCGGCCGGGCCGCGAGGAGGTCGTGGAGCCGGGCAGGCCGGGTACCGCGGGCGCCGGGTCGTCCGATGCCTCCGGGTCGTCCGACACCTCCGGGGCTGTCGACGCCTCCGGGAAGACCGCGGATCCCGCGGACGGCGCTGACACCGCGGATGCCACGAACAAGGGCGACAAGGGCGACAAGGGTGGTAAGCCCGCGGAGAACACCGAGACGGCCGAGGCCGGGACGTAG
- a CDS encoding DsbA family protein, whose protein sequence is MNEKHSDRNSGPKQTPRERIERENRLEKARERRRRMLIVSSAVVGVLGLAAVVGVIAANADKGTKGSDGSSTAGPPMAPAGADGKEQLAIPVGAADAPSTLTVWEDFRCPVCAQYENVMRGALKELEGSGQLRVDYHFATIIDGNMGGSGSLRAANAVACAQDVGKFTPYHDVLYGNQPPEPDDKFADNDRLIELAGKVEGLDTPEFRSCVKDGRHDSWVAKSNKAFAEGGFRGTPTVLLNGKSIFPEKDGKQISPENLKKWVAEANKGKKAGTVESSKASKASKASEASEPSAEATAP, encoded by the coding sequence GTGAACGAGAAGCACAGCGACAGGAACAGCGGACCGAAGCAGACCCCGCGCGAGCGGATCGAGCGGGAGAACCGGCTGGAGAAGGCCCGTGAGCGACGGCGGCGGATGCTGATCGTCTCCTCGGCGGTGGTCGGCGTCCTCGGTCTGGCCGCCGTGGTCGGGGTGATCGCCGCCAACGCCGACAAGGGGACCAAGGGCAGCGACGGCAGCTCCACCGCCGGGCCGCCGATGGCCCCCGCGGGCGCGGACGGCAAGGAGCAGCTCGCGATCCCCGTCGGCGCCGCCGACGCACCGTCGACGCTCACGGTCTGGGAGGACTTCCGCTGCCCGGTCTGCGCCCAGTACGAGAATGTGATGCGGGGCGCCCTGAAGGAGCTGGAGGGCTCCGGGCAGCTGCGGGTCGACTATCACTTCGCGACGATCATCGACGGCAATATGGGCGGCAGCGGCTCGCTGCGCGCGGCCAACGCGGTGGCCTGCGCCCAGGACGTGGGCAAGTTCACCCCGTACCACGACGTCCTCTACGGCAACCAGCCGCCGGAGCCCGACGACAAGTTCGCCGACAACGACCGGCTGATCGAGCTGGCGGGCAAGGTCGAGGGGCTCGACACGCCGGAGTTCCGGAGCTGTGTGAAGGACGGGCGGCACGACTCCTGGGTCGCCAAGTCGAACAAGGCCTTCGCGGAGGGCGGCTTCCGCGGTACCCCGACCGTCCTGCTCAACGGAAAGTCGATCTTCCCTGAGAAGGACGGGAAGCAGATCTCCCCGGAGAATCTGAAGAAGTGGGTCGCCGAGGCGAACAAGGGCAAGAAGGCGGGCACCGTGGAATCCTCCAAGGCCTCCAAGGCTTCCAAGGCTTCCGAGGCCTCCGAGCCTTCGGCGGAAGCGACCGCGCCGTAG